Below is a genomic region from Geoglobus acetivorans.
CTCTGCTCCAAGATCTGCCAGAAGCGTGCCGATATACGGTCCAGCAACAGCCTGCCCAAGCTCAAGCACCTTTATACCTTCAAGCGGAAATCCGGACATGCGACCACCTCATTTTATACATATCACAGGAATCTCTGCGTGCAGTATCACCTGCTGCGCAACACTTCCGAACAGCAGTTTACCGGCGGGAGTTCTTTTTTTCACCCCGATAACGACAAGTTTTGCATTTACCTCCTCGCAGAAGAGAAGAATGTCCTTTGCGGGATCATTCCCCCTCAGGAGAAAGTGCGTTTCCACATCAATGCCGTACTCTCCCGCTATTTTCTCTGCATCGGCAAGAAGTTTTTCCCCGAATTCCACCTCTTCCAAATCGGTTTTATCCCCGCCCGGACTGGAATGGATTATGTGTAGTTTCATTCCCCTGAACTTCGCCTCCTCTGCCGCAAATCTGACAAGCTTCTCCATCCTCCGGTAATCATCAACCGCACACACAATCATATCAAACACCCACGTAAACCCTCTTAATTTCATCAGAATCCTTTATTTCATCGACAGTGCCCTCAGTAACAACTCTACCCTCCCCAAGAACGTATGCGTAGTCCGCTATGTCCAGAGAGGCAAATACATTCTGCTCAACAAGAAGGATTGTAAGTCCCTCATCCCTCAGCTTTGAAATCGTCTCAAAAACTTCTGCAACAAGCTTGGGTGCCAGACCCTGGCTCGGCTCATCCAGCAGAATCATTTTCGGGGCGGTCATCAGCGCTCTCGCAATGGCAAGCATTTGCTGCTCTCCGCCGCTCATCGTCCCTGCCTTCTGTTTTTTTCTCTCCTTGAGTCTTGGAAAGAGTGTGAAAACCAGCTCAAGTGAGTCATCAAATCGCTCTTCAGCTCTTTTCGTGTATGCCCCCAGTTCCAGATTTTCCTCCACTGTCATTCCGGGAAAGAGATGCCTGCCCTCGAGGACCATCGTCAGTCCCTTCTCAACCTTTCTGTGCGGGGGCAGAAACGTTACATCCTCACCGTCGAATTCCACGTTTCCATTCCAGGGACTGTTGAGTCCAAAAATGGCTCTAAGTGTGGTTGTTTTACCGGCACCATTGGGTCCAAGAATTGCTGTTATCGTCCCCTTCCTCACTTTCAGATTTACGCCCCAGAGAACCTGCATCTCCCCGTAACCAGCCTCAAGTTCCCTTACCGTGAGCATTCAAACCACCTTCTTTCCAAGATAGACTTCTATAACCTCTGGATGGCTCAACACCTCGTACGTCTCACCATCAATCAGCTTCTTGCCCTGGTGCATCACAACCACTCTCTCAGCAAACCTGGTTATGGCATGCATGAGATGCTCCACCATCGAGACCACGGCCACCTTTTCCTCCTTCCGTATCCTGTCCAGAAGGTCCAGTATCCGGTTAATGTCCGAAGGATTCATTCCGGCCATGACCTCATCCAGAAGGAGCATCTTAGGTTTCATCGCAAGAGCCCTTGCAAGCTCCATTAACCTCTTCTCAAGGGGCGTGAGGAGTTTTGCCTCCTTATCTCTCAGATGGTCAATTCCCACAAGCTCCAGCATTTCATCAGCCGCTCTAAGGGCCGAATCAACATCCATTCCCGCCCCAAACATGGCACCAATCGCCACATTTTCTATCACCGTTGCCGAGCCAAATGGTCTCGGGATCTGAAATGTTCTTGCAAGCCCCAGGGGTGTTCTCCTGTGCGGCGGAAGTTTTGTGATATCCTCCCCATTGAAAATTATCCTGCCCTCATCCGGGTAATACACTCCGCTTATGAGGTTATAGAGCGTGGTTTTACCGCTCCCGTTCGGTCCAACAATTCCGAGTGCTTCACCCTCTTCAACCTCAAGGCTTATTGAGTCGACAGCAACAAGACCTCCAAACCTCTTTGTAACGTTTTCAAGCTTTAAGAGTGCCATTTTATCACCTCAAATACTCTGCAAGCCTGGAGTTTCTTGTTCTCTTAATCAGATATCCTGCAACTCCCTCCGGGAAGGCCACAATGGTTATGATAAGAAGAGGTGCAAGAATCAGCAGCTGCACTCCAGGAAATATCACCGATAGATAATACTTGAGTATGCCATAGATTAAACCACCAATCATCGGACCAATGAGGGTCCCGGCACCTCCAAGCATCACGATAACAATCGCCTCAACTGTGTAGTGTATGTTAAAGACGTCTTCGGGGAACACATAGGTCAACTTCAGAGTCCAGGCTATCGCCCCAATCAGCCCTGCAAACGCCGCACTGGTTATGAACGCCATTATCTTGTATTTTGTTACGTTTATCCCCATCACCCTGGCAGCATCCTCATCCTCCCTCAGAGCGAGCAGAGCATAACCCATTTTCCTGTTTAGGATCACAACTGTCGTGAGAGCTGCAAGAAAAGCTACCAGGAATAACAGCAGGTCTGAAACGAAGGTGGAAAGATAGTTTGCAATTTCTCGTCCAAACGCCTTCCTCATGAAACCTGAAAGCACGATGCCTTCTGAGCCGCCCCAGAGTTTTGTTCCAACAAGCAAAAACCTGAAACCTTCATTCACGCCTATTGTGGCAATGGCAAAATATGCTCCCCTCAACCTCAGAGCCACCGCTCCAACAGCCATGGAGAGCAGTACAGACATGATAACTGCAAGCACAATGCCTATGGGAATTGCAATGAGTCCGAGATGTGCGAAGCTCTGGAGGGCGATTGCCATCCCGTACGCTCCAAGCCCGAGAAATGCCACGTATCCAAAGTCAACATACCCTGTAAGCCCGAGGAATATGTTAAATGCCTGGCCGAGAGCCACGTAAAACATGAAGTAAACCACAGGCTGCCACATTCCCGGAACAGTCAATCCGATGACGAGCAGTATGACATAGACGATTACCATTGGAGTGAGGGCCTTGAGTTTGCCAATCTGCATTCACTCTTCACCTCCAAAGAGACCGGTTGGTTTGACAAGCAGAATCACAAGCAGGAACACGAATGCCACGAATCTCGTCAGGGCAAACGGCTCAACTCCTGGAATCATGCCAAGCAGCGTGTAAGAGCCATTTTCGAAAAGCCCGAAAAGGAATCCCGCAATAAACGCACCCCATGGCGACCCCAGACCGCCGAGAACAGCAATAACGAAAGCCCTGAGTGTGTAATCCGCACCCATGTACACGTTGATTCCAACAGGAACAAAGAGCGTTACCAGAACTCCACTCATGACAGTAACTCCAATCCCGAGAGCGAAGCTGAGAGTGAAAATCCTGTTTACATCGATTCCACAAACCGCTGCACCATCCCTGTCCTCAACAACAGCTTTTATTGCTTTTCCAAGCTTTGTTTTTGTGAACCACAGGTAGAGCAACCCCGCAATTATTGTCGAGGCCACAAATGCAAGAATCTTGGTGTACGGGACGGTTATCGACCCGAGATACAGTGTTCCAATGTCCCAGCTGAAACCAACGTAGTCAGATCCCCAGATGAATTTTGCAGACTCCTCGATAAACACACCTATGGCAAAGGTGGCAAGCAGGGTGGAGAGTTCTGGGGCATCAACCAGCTTTTTCATCACGGCCCGAAATATGACAAAACCAAGGGCAATACCAAAAATAAGAGCAACAGGTATGGATAAAATCGGAGCGATCGAATAAAGCGTAAAAAGCCAGAAAGCTGTAAATGCCCCAACCATAACAAAAGAACCGTGACCAACATTAACAATTCTCAAAACTCCAAATATCATGCTCAGACCCATTGTTGCAACACCATAAACGCTGCCAAGCAACGCCCCATAGAACAGATTCGAAATTAAGTGGTCACCTACCATTCCATCACCTCAAAAAAATAGATATGGATTATTTGGTAGCAAGCTTGCCCTGCTCCTTTTCTTCCCACGTGGGCATTGGATAGTACGGATCTGCATTCGCAGCTTCTGGAGGCCATATAATCTTCTTTGTGCCTCCCTGCCACTGAATTATGACCATCTCATGTCCTATCTGCTTTCCAGTCTCTGGATCAATCTTCCACACTCCGTAAACGCTCATGAACTCAATGCTGTTCATGGCCTCTCTGACATCATCCGGATTTGTGCTCTGTGCCTTTTCGATTGCGTAGGCGTAAGAGAGTACTGCAGCTGCAGCCTCTGCAGCGTGGTAGCTTGGAGGTTCATCGGTTCCCGAAACTTCCTTGAACATCTTCAGGAACTCATCCTGTGTTGGACCATAGTAATCGATGCCAAGCTTCTTAGCTGCTTCAGGCCCATAGCTGACTCCAATCTCCCACTGAGCCGGGCCGCAAACGCCCTCCGCCTTGGTACCGAGAGCATCATAGAATGCCGGGAGAGCAGGTGCGACAAGTATCGAAACCGCCTTTACATTGATCTTCATATCTGCAAGCTGGCTGACAAGGAGCTGACCATCTGCAAAATGGCCTCCACCGATTATCACATCGGGCTTAGCTGCAGCAAGTTCATTGAGCAGCGGAGACAGGTCCTGAACACCTTTTGGATAGGTCTTGTCAAATACGATCTCAAAGCCAAGCTGTTTTGCATACTCGCCAGCAGCCTTGAAAACAGCCCTTGAGAATTCATTGTCCTCATATATCATCGCGACTCTCTTTGCCTCCGGATCAACCGATTTAACCATGTCGAGGAAGCCGGTCTGGTACTTGCTCGCAGGGCTGAGAGTCTGGACGACATAATGGTAGCCCTGCTCGAATATGTAATCGCTCGCGCCTCCATGGCTATTCATCAACACACCTCTCTGATCAGCAATTGGTGCCGCTGCCAGAGTCAGGCCAGAGCTGTACGGGGCGAGGATGAATTTGACACCATCCTGGTCTGCAAGCTTTTGAATCAGACTCTGAACAACCTCTTTGTTGGACTGGTCATCATAATATTTCAGTTCGACCTTGTAGACCTTGTCACCAACCTTAAGCCCACCATGTACCTCGTTTATCCACTTTATAGCTACCTGCATACCCCACAGAGACATCTGGCCTTCCTTGGAGTATTTTCCTGAAAGACTCAGTGGTGCCCCAAAATAGAGGACCTCTGCCTTGGGTGTTTCCTCAGATTTCTGTTCTTGCTGGGCACATCCTGCAAAAAGCAGGGCCAGCGCCAGCAAACCAAACACAAACAGCGCTGCAGTTTTTTTCATGCATAACACCTCAGTAGATTTTAAATAATTAATCTTTAAAAATTTTTACTTTTCAAGCCTCAGCTCCCTTCTGAAGGCCTGGATTCCGGTTATGGCTCTTCCCAGGATGAGGGTGTGGATGTCGTCTGTGCCTTCGTAGGTGTAGACTGACTCGATGTTTGCCATGTGTCTTATCGGGGAGTAGTCCAGGCTTATGCCGTTGGCTCCGAGCATTTCTCTTGCGAGTCTTGCTATGTCCCTTGCGATTTTGACGTTGTTCTTTTTGGCTAAGGAGATCTGTTCTGTTGTTGCCCTGCCTTCATCCATTAGTCTGCCCAGCCTCCATGCGACGAGCTGGGCCTTGGTGATTTCAATAAGCATGTAGGCGAGCTTTTCCTGGACGAGCTGGAATGATGCAAGAGGTGCTCCAAACTGCTTTCTCTCCTTCACGTAGTTGAGGACGGTCTCAAAGCAGTCCAGGGCTATGCCAACTGCACCCCAGGAGATGCCGAATCTTGCCTGGTTGAGGCAGCTCAGGGGGGCGCCGAGGCCCAGCGCTTCAGGCAGTCTCTGTTCATCTGAGACCCTGCAGTTAACAAGCGAGAACTCCCCTACGCCACCTGCTCTCATCGAGCCCTTCTTTGTCAGCGCGCTCTGGTGGAATCCCTTGGTTCCCTTTTCCACTATGAATCCCTTCACCCTGCCGTCATCAACGTCTCTCGCCCAGAAGATTGCTATGTCTGCTATGTCGGCTTCAGTAATCCAGGTTTTTGTTCCGTTGAGTATCCACTCGTCTCCGTCTTTTTTGCATCTCGCCTCCATGCTTGCGGGGTCGCTGCCGTGGTTTGGTTCGGTGAGGCCGAAGCAGCCTATTATCTCTCCGCTCGCAAGTTTGGGAAGGTACTTTTTCTTCTGCTCCTCACTCCCGTATCTCCATATTGGATACATGACGAGGCCGGATGTTACAGCAACAAAACTCCTCAGGGCGCTGTCTATCCTTTCGACCTCCTGGCAGACCAATCCGAATGTGGTGTAGTTCATCCCCGGACAGCCGTATTCCTCGGGGATGAATGCCCCGAGCATGCCGAGTTCTCCAAACTTCTTTCCGAGTTCCCTGAAGTTGAGGGGCTTTTCCTCATGCCAGGCATCTATTACAAGAGGCCTGACTTCCTTTTCCAGGAACTCCCTGACTGAGCTTCTGACGAGCTTTTCCTCATCTGTTAGAAGTTCATCGATGTTGTAGAAGTCTGCTGGTCTGGACACGTTTATCACCTTTTAAAATTTTAATTATTTTTCTTTATTAATTTTTCGGAATTTGTTTTCCTAAAATAAAAATGATTAGAAACATGAGAAAACAGAGCAGACAATATTCCGGATACCACAAACTTATTATATCCTTAAAATTGCCATTCTATGACACAGATTTCAGGAGGGGATGGATATTCTAAAAGAAGTTAGGTTTCACGGTAGAGGTGGTCAGGGAGCAGTTACAGCAGCAGACATCCTGGCAGTTGCAGGATTTAAGGATGGTTATTACACACTGTCATTTCCCATGTTTGGCGCCGAAAAGAGAGGTACTCCGGTTGTCTCTTTCCTGAGAATCTCTGACGAGCCGATTGTAATCAGAGACGAAGTTAAAAACCCCGATTTCGTTGTTGTGATGGATCCGTCTCTCGTGGATGTTGTAGATGTCCTTGCAGGAATTAAAGACGGCGGTATTGCAATAATAAATTACCCGAAGGGCAGTGAGGACCTCAAGCAAAAACTCGATACGGATGTTGAAATCCATGCGATCAATGCCACAAAAATGGCAATGGAAATCCTGGGGCGGCCGATCACAAATACCGCAATGGTTGGAGCTTTTGTTGGAGCAACAGGGATTGTAAAAATCGAAAGTGTGGAAGAGACGATTATGGAATGGTTTGGAAACAAGGATATTGCCGAAAAGAATGTTAGGCTTGTTAGGGAGGCTTATGATCACATGAAGGAGGTATGCGGATGGTAAAAATC
It encodes:
- a CDS encoding acyl-CoA dehydrogenase; its protein translation is MSRPADFYNIDELLTDEEKLVRSSVREFLEKEVRPLVIDAWHEEKPLNFRELGKKFGELGMLGAFIPEEYGCPGMNYTTFGLVCQEVERIDSALRSFVAVTSGLVMYPIWRYGSEEQKKKYLPKLASGEIIGCFGLTEPNHGSDPASMEARCKKDGDEWILNGTKTWITEADIADIAIFWARDVDDGRVKGFIVEKGTKGFHQSALTKKGSMRAGGVGEFSLVNCRVSDEQRLPEALGLGAPLSCLNQARFGISWGAVGIALDCFETVLNYVKERKQFGAPLASFQLVQEKLAYMLIEITKAQLVAWRLGRLMDEGRATTEQISLAKKNNVKIARDIARLAREMLGANGISLDYSPIRHMANIESVYTYEGTDDIHTLILGRAITGIQAFRRELRLEK
- a CDS encoding branched-chain amino acid ABC transporter permease gives rise to the protein MVGDHLISNLFYGALLGSVYGVATMGLSMIFGVLRIVNVGHGSFVMVGAFTAFWLFTLYSIAPILSIPVALIFGIALGFVIFRAVMKKLVDAPELSTLLATFAIGVFIEESAKFIWGSDYVGFSWDIGTLYLGSITVPYTKILAFVASTIIAGLLYLWFTKTKLGKAIKAVVEDRDGAAVCGIDVNRIFTLSFALGIGVTVMSGVLVTLFVPVGINVYMGADYTLRAFVIAVLGGLGSPWGAFIAGFLFGLFENGSYTLLGMIPGVEPFALTRFVAFVFLLVILLVKPTGLFGGEE
- a CDS encoding universal stress protein yields the protein MIVCAVDDYRRMEKLVRFAAEEAKFRGMKLHIIHSSPGGDKTDLEEVEFGEKLLADAEKIAGEYGIDVETHFLLRGNDPAKDILLFCEEVNAKLVVIGVKKRTPAGKLLFGSVAQQVILHAEIPVICIK
- a CDS encoding pyruvate ferredoxin oxidoreductase subunit gamma codes for the protein MDILKEVRFHGRGGQGAVTAADILAVAGFKDGYYTLSFPMFGAEKRGTPVVSFLRISDEPIVIRDEVKNPDFVVVMDPSLVDVVDVLAGIKDGGIAIINYPKGSEDLKQKLDTDVEIHAINATKMAMEILGRPITNTAMVGAFVGATGIVKIESVEETIMEWFGNKDIAEKNVRLVREAYDHMKEVCGW
- a CDS encoding ABC transporter ATP-binding protein; amino-acid sequence: MALLKLENVTKRFGGLVAVDSISLEVEEGEALGIVGPNGSGKTTLYNLISGVYYPDEGRIIFNGEDITKLPPHRRTPLGLARTFQIPRPFGSATVIENVAIGAMFGAGMDVDSALRAADEMLELVGIDHLRDKEAKLLTPLEKRLMELARALAMKPKMLLLDEVMAGMNPSDINRILDLLDRIRKEEKVAVVSMVEHLMHAITRFAERVVVMHQGKKLIDGETYEVLSHPEVIEVYLGKKVV
- a CDS encoding branched-chain amino acid ABC transporter permease, whose amino-acid sequence is MQIGKLKALTPMVIVYVILLVIGLTVPGMWQPVVYFMFYVALGQAFNIFLGLTGYVDFGYVAFLGLGAYGMAIALQSFAHLGLIAIPIGIVLAVIMSVLLSMAVGAVALRLRGAYFAIATIGVNEGFRFLLVGTKLWGGSEGIVLSGFMRKAFGREIANYLSTFVSDLLLFLVAFLAALTTVVILNRKMGYALLALREDEDAARVMGINVTKYKIMAFITSAAFAGLIGAIAWTLKLTYVFPEDVFNIHYTVEAIVIVMLGGAGTLIGPMIGGLIYGILKYYLSVIFPGVQLLILAPLLIITIVAFPEGVAGYLIKRTRNSRLAEYLR
- a CDS encoding ABC transporter ATP-binding protein is translated as MLTVRELEAGYGEMQVLWGVNLKVRKGTITAILGPNGAGKTTTLRAIFGLNSPWNGNVEFDGEDVTFLPPHRKVEKGLTMVLEGRHLFPGMTVEENLELGAYTKRAEERFDDSLELVFTLFPRLKERKKQKAGTMSGGEQQMLAIARALMTAPKMILLDEPSQGLAPKLVAEVFETISKLRDEGLTILLVEQNVFASLDIADYAYVLGEGRVVTEGTVDEIKDSDEIKRVYVGV
- a CDS encoding amino acid ABC transporter substrate-binding protein gives rise to the protein MKKTAALFVFGLLALALLFAGCAQQEQKSEETPKAEVLYFGAPLSLSGKYSKEGQMSLWGMQVAIKWINEVHGGLKVGDKVYKVELKYYDDQSNKEVVQSLIQKLADQDGVKFILAPYSSGLTLAAAPIADQRGVLMNSHGGASDYIFEQGYHYVVQTLSPASKYQTGFLDMVKSVDPEAKRVAMIYEDNEFSRAVFKAAGEYAKQLGFEIVFDKTYPKGVQDLSPLLNELAAAKPDVIIGGGHFADGQLLVSQLADMKINVKAVSILVAPALPAFYDALGTKAEGVCGPAQWEIGVSYGPEAAKKLGIDYYGPTQDEFLKMFKEVSGTDEPPSYHAAEAAAAVLSYAYAIEKAQSTNPDDVREAMNSIEFMSVYGVWKIDPETGKQIGHEMVIIQWQGGTKKIIWPPEAANADPYYPMPTWEEKEQGKLATK